One Carassius auratus strain Wakin chromosome 4, ASM336829v1, whole genome shotgun sequence DNA segment encodes these proteins:
- the LOC113065907 gene encoding GTPase IMAP family member 8-like isoform X1 codes for MENWRGSSRKPVSVQSIVLLGKSVSENSRVGNVILEREAFDGKAPPDVVERVGGRLKDRYMMVINSPQLLQTYISNHQITQTVKECVHLSDPGPHAFIIILQDKDFTEEDMRRVKQVLKEFSEEAIKRTLMITTDEETCGVRGAPVKVNEFIHQLAVECGGGHVQLGGKPEWHSEIFQRLENILKKSFLVRQVHMEKEGASLDENKVRSGSSVKVENEEEDSDGEDDGSTDVNRKQKLNLVLCGSDETLKKYISKIIRGKKKLLHLYQRKRNKECVRRDVELHGRLISLVALPGLFKTQLSEEEVMCQTLRCVSLCDPGVHVFLLVIPNAPLSNEDKAEMDKIQRIFSSRINNHLMVLINQEKKMNNKPNMLHTSIANMSNKTCQGRYFVLENNSQVPAMLQEVETMVKMNNGSCYTTFMCLQAQVELERSKYTAEIEELKRSVMKTQSAAAGVTQADDDGDLRIVLLGKTGVGKSATGNTILRREAFTSKLASRSVTRECQKETTEFNKRQITVIDTPGLFDTVVDNAETGREIVKCVSMAAPGPHVFLLVIPLGRFTKEEKDAVKMVQEMFGYKSRMYTMVLFTRGDDLRGTRVEEFIDDDGSLKNLVQQCGKRYHVFNNTNNTEMQVSELLDKIDCMMAVNGRSFYTNEMFQQVEKNIRDEQERILKEKEEEIKRKEEELRATYEEEIEQIKKENERERQEMQIELRKNEEEFKKKEEEIKKETDEGLQEELKRKLEEQQTLFEQENKIKEKALEEQQQNIIKYLEEKHEKEKHKLQEKIQHETREQAECEFSEKLQSEVAKVLQDFEAKVPYRSRRARDWSKYVPVIGGALGSFAGSFEDIARSFINLHYKRKAQSQTES; via the exons ATGGAGAACTGGAGAGGATCATCCAGAAAACCTG tcAGTGTTCAGAGTATTGTTCTTCTGGGAAAGAGTGTGTCAGAAAACAGTCGCGTGGGAAACGTCATATTAGAACGAGAAGCATTTGACGGTAAAGCTCCTCCAGATGTTGTAGAGAGAGTCGGAGGAAGACTGAAGGACAGATATATGATGGTCATCAACAGTCCTCAGCTGCTCCAGACATACATCTCAAATCATCAGATCACACAGACAGTGAAGGAGTGTGTGCATCTGTCTGATCCAGGACCACATGCGTTTATAATAATACTGCAGGATAAAGATTTCACTGAGGAGGACATGAGAAGAGTGAAACAAGTGCTGAAAGAATTCAGCGAAGAAGCAATTAAACGAACCCTAATGATAACGACTGATGAAGAGACGTGTGGTGTTAGGGGTGCACCTGTGAAAGTGAATGAATTCATTCATCAGTTAGCTGTAGAGTGCGGAGGAGGACATGTTCAGCTAGGAGGAAAACCCGAATGGCACTCTGAGATATTCCAAAGGTTAGAAAATATACTGAAGAAAAGCTTTCTTGTACGTCAAGTGCATATGGAAAAAGAAGGAGCCTCATTGGATGAAAACAAGGTCAGATCTGGAAGTTCAGTCAAAGTCGAAAATGAAGAGGAAGATTCTGATGGAGAGGATGATG GAAGCACAGATGTCAACAGGAAACAGAAGCTGAACTTGGTGTTGTGTGGAAGTGATGAAACACTGAAGAAATACATATCCAAGATTATAAGAGGGAAAAAGAAACTGCTCCACCTCTaccagagaaagagaaataaagaaTGTGTGAGGAGAGACGTAGAGCTTCATGGACGCTTGATCAGTCTGGTGGCGCTTCCAGGTCTGTTCAAAACTCAGCTCTCAGAAGAGGAAGTGATGTGTCAGACTCTccgctgtgtgtctctctgtgatcCTGGAGTACATGTTTTCCTCCTCGTTATTCCTAATGCTCCACTTTCTAATGAAGACAAAGCAGAAATGGACAAGATCCAGAGGATTTTCAGCTCAAGAATCAACAATCACCTCATGGTTCTcataaaccaagagaaaaaaatgaataacaaaCCAAATATGTTACATACTTCCATTGCTAATATGTCTAATAAGACATGTCAAGGTCGATATTTTGTTTTGGAGAACAACTCACAAGTTCCAGCTATGTTGCAGGAGGTGGAGACAATGGTAAAAATGAACAATGGAAGTTGCTACACAACCTTCATGTGCCTTCAGGCTCAAGTTGAATTGGAAAGAAGCAAATACACTGCTGAAATAGAAGAACTGAAAAGATCTGTGATGAAAACTCAATCAGCAGCAG CAGGTGTAACACAagctgatgatgatggtgatctGAGGATTGTGCTGCTGGGAAAAACGGGTGTTGGGAAAAGTGCGACAGGAAACACCATACTGAGAAGGGAGGCTTTTACGTCAAAGTTAGCTTCACGGTCAGTGACCAGAGAGTGCCAGAAAGAAACCACTGAGTTCAACAAAAGACAGATAACGGTGATTGACACTCCAGGCCTGTTTGATACTGTGGTTGATAATGCTGAGACCGGGAGGGAGATTGTAAAGTGCGTCTCAATGGCAGCTCCTGGTCCACATGTGTTTCTGCTGGTGATTCCATTGGGACGATTCACCAAAGAGGAGAAGGATGCAGTAAAGATGGTCCAGGAGATGTTTGGTTATAAATCCAGAATGTACACCATGGTGCTTTTCACCAGAGGAGATGATCTCAGAGGAACAAGAGTTGAAGAATTTATTGACGATGATGGTAGCTTAAAGAACCTTGTCCAGCAATGTGGAAAGAGATATCATGTGTTCAATAACACAAATAATACAGAGATGCAGGTTTCTGAGCTGCTGGATAAGATTGACTGTATGATGGCAGTCAATGGAAGGAGCTTCTACACCAATGAGATGTTTCAGCAGGTGGAGAAGAATATTAGAGATGAACAAGAGAGAATactgaaagaaaaagaagaagagatcaagagaaaagaagaagagcTGAGAGCCACATATGAAGAAGAAATAGAGCAAAtcaagaaagaaaatgagagagaaaggCAAGAAATGCAGATTGAACTAAGAAAAAATGAAGAGGAgtttaaaaagaaagaagaagaaatcaAGAAAGAAACTGATGAGGGTCTACAAGAAGAGCTGAAGAGAAAACTGGAAGAACAGCAGACACTATTTgagcaagaaaataaaataaaagaaaaagcttTAGAAGAACAGCAACAGAACATCATAAAATATCTTGAAGAAAAAcatgagaaagaaaaacacaaactcCAAGAGAAAATTCAACATGAAACAAGGGAACAAGCAGAGTGTGAATTTAGTGAAAAACTTCAATCAGAAGTTGCTAAAGTTCTACAAGATTTTGAAGCAAAAGTACCGTATAGATCAAGACGAGCTCGTGACTGGAGTAAATATGTTCCCGTTATTGGAGGAGCTCTTGGAAGCTTTGCTGGCTCTTTTGAAGACATTGCACGTTCGTTCATCAATTTACATTATAAACGTAAAGCACAAAGTCAAACTGAGTCATGA
- the LOC113065907 gene encoding GTPase IMAP family member 8-like isoform X2, producing the protein MENWRGSSRKPVSVQSIVLLGKSVSENSRVGNVILEREAFDGKAPPDVVERVGGRLKDRYMMVINSPQLLQTYISNHQITQTVKECVHLSDPGPHAFIIILQDKDFTEEDMRRVKQVLKEFSEEAIKRTLMITTDEETCGVRGAPVKVNEFIHQLAVECGGGHVQLGGKPEWHSEIFQRLENILKKSFLVRQVHMEKEGASLDENKVRSGSSVKVENEEEDSDGEDDGSTDVNRKQKLNLVLCGSDETLKKYISKIIRGKKKLLHLYQRKRNKECVRRDVELHGRLISLVALPGLFKTQLSEEEVMCQTLRCVSLCDPGVHVFLLVIPNAPLSNEDKAEMDKIQRIFSSRINNHLMVLINQEKKMNNKPNMLHTSIANMSNKTCQGRYFVLENNSQVPAMLQEVETMVKMNNGSCYTTFMCLQAQVELERSKYTAEIEELKRSVMKTQSAAGVTQADDDGDLRIVLLGKTGVGKSATGNTILRREAFTSKLASRSVTRECQKETTEFNKRQITVIDTPGLFDTVVDNAETGREIVKCVSMAAPGPHVFLLVIPLGRFTKEEKDAVKMVQEMFGYKSRMYTMVLFTRGDDLRGTRVEEFIDDDGSLKNLVQQCGKRYHVFNNTNNTEMQVSELLDKIDCMMAVNGRSFYTNEMFQQVEKNIRDEQERILKEKEEEIKRKEEELRATYEEEIEQIKKENERERQEMQIELRKNEEEFKKKEEEIKKETDEGLQEELKRKLEEQQTLFEQENKIKEKALEEQQQNIIKYLEEKHEKEKHKLQEKIQHETREQAECEFSEKLQSEVAKVLQDFEAKVPYRSRRARDWSKYVPVIGGALGSFAGSFEDIARSFINLHYKRKAQSQTES; encoded by the exons ATGGAGAACTGGAGAGGATCATCCAGAAAACCTG tcAGTGTTCAGAGTATTGTTCTTCTGGGAAAGAGTGTGTCAGAAAACAGTCGCGTGGGAAACGTCATATTAGAACGAGAAGCATTTGACGGTAAAGCTCCTCCAGATGTTGTAGAGAGAGTCGGAGGAAGACTGAAGGACAGATATATGATGGTCATCAACAGTCCTCAGCTGCTCCAGACATACATCTCAAATCATCAGATCACACAGACAGTGAAGGAGTGTGTGCATCTGTCTGATCCAGGACCACATGCGTTTATAATAATACTGCAGGATAAAGATTTCACTGAGGAGGACATGAGAAGAGTGAAACAAGTGCTGAAAGAATTCAGCGAAGAAGCAATTAAACGAACCCTAATGATAACGACTGATGAAGAGACGTGTGGTGTTAGGGGTGCACCTGTGAAAGTGAATGAATTCATTCATCAGTTAGCTGTAGAGTGCGGAGGAGGACATGTTCAGCTAGGAGGAAAACCCGAATGGCACTCTGAGATATTCCAAAGGTTAGAAAATATACTGAAGAAAAGCTTTCTTGTACGTCAAGTGCATATGGAAAAAGAAGGAGCCTCATTGGATGAAAACAAGGTCAGATCTGGAAGTTCAGTCAAAGTCGAAAATGAAGAGGAAGATTCTGATGGAGAGGATGATG GAAGCACAGATGTCAACAGGAAACAGAAGCTGAACTTGGTGTTGTGTGGAAGTGATGAAACACTGAAGAAATACATATCCAAGATTATAAGAGGGAAAAAGAAACTGCTCCACCTCTaccagagaaagagaaataaagaaTGTGTGAGGAGAGACGTAGAGCTTCATGGACGCTTGATCAGTCTGGTGGCGCTTCCAGGTCTGTTCAAAACTCAGCTCTCAGAAGAGGAAGTGATGTGTCAGACTCTccgctgtgtgtctctctgtgatcCTGGAGTACATGTTTTCCTCCTCGTTATTCCTAATGCTCCACTTTCTAATGAAGACAAAGCAGAAATGGACAAGATCCAGAGGATTTTCAGCTCAAGAATCAACAATCACCTCATGGTTCTcataaaccaagagaaaaaaatgaataacaaaCCAAATATGTTACATACTTCCATTGCTAATATGTCTAATAAGACATGTCAAGGTCGATATTTTGTTTTGGAGAACAACTCACAAGTTCCAGCTATGTTGCAGGAGGTGGAGACAATGGTAAAAATGAACAATGGAAGTTGCTACACAACCTTCATGTGCCTTCAGGCTCAAGTTGAATTGGAAAGAAGCAAATACACTGCTGAAATAGAAGAACTGAAAAGATCTGTGATGAAAACTCAATCAGCAGCAG GTGTAACACAagctgatgatgatggtgatctGAGGATTGTGCTGCTGGGAAAAACGGGTGTTGGGAAAAGTGCGACAGGAAACACCATACTGAGAAGGGAGGCTTTTACGTCAAAGTTAGCTTCACGGTCAGTGACCAGAGAGTGCCAGAAAGAAACCACTGAGTTCAACAAAAGACAGATAACGGTGATTGACACTCCAGGCCTGTTTGATACTGTGGTTGATAATGCTGAGACCGGGAGGGAGATTGTAAAGTGCGTCTCAATGGCAGCTCCTGGTCCACATGTGTTTCTGCTGGTGATTCCATTGGGACGATTCACCAAAGAGGAGAAGGATGCAGTAAAGATGGTCCAGGAGATGTTTGGTTATAAATCCAGAATGTACACCATGGTGCTTTTCACCAGAGGAGATGATCTCAGAGGAACAAGAGTTGAAGAATTTATTGACGATGATGGTAGCTTAAAGAACCTTGTCCAGCAATGTGGAAAGAGATATCATGTGTTCAATAACACAAATAATACAGAGATGCAGGTTTCTGAGCTGCTGGATAAGATTGACTGTATGATGGCAGTCAATGGAAGGAGCTTCTACACCAATGAGATGTTTCAGCAGGTGGAGAAGAATATTAGAGATGAACAAGAGAGAATactgaaagaaaaagaagaagagatcaagagaaaagaagaagagcTGAGAGCCACATATGAAGAAGAAATAGAGCAAAtcaagaaagaaaatgagagagaaaggCAAGAAATGCAGATTGAACTAAGAAAAAATGAAGAGGAgtttaaaaagaaagaagaagaaatcaAGAAAGAAACTGATGAGGGTCTACAAGAAGAGCTGAAGAGAAAACTGGAAGAACAGCAGACACTATTTgagcaagaaaataaaataaaagaaaaagcttTAGAAGAACAGCAACAGAACATCATAAAATATCTTGAAGAAAAAcatgagaaagaaaaacacaaactcCAAGAGAAAATTCAACATGAAACAAGGGAACAAGCAGAGTGTGAATTTAGTGAAAAACTTCAATCAGAAGTTGCTAAAGTTCTACAAGATTTTGAAGCAAAAGTACCGTATAGATCAAGACGAGCTCGTGACTGGAGTAAATATGTTCCCGTTATTGGAGGAGCTCTTGGAAGCTTTGCTGGCTCTTTTGAAGACATTGCACGTTCGTTCATCAATTTACATTATAAACGTAAAGCACAAAGTCAAACTGAGTCATGA